The Candidatus Paceibacter sp. genomic interval CTAAATTATCCCTGCGAAAAGAACAAGGGATGAACATTCTGGATTTTAAGAAAGCGGGGTATTTACCAGAAGCCATATTAAATTTTGTTGCACTTTCTGGATGGTCTCCCAAAAAAAATATGAGACCGATATTCTCAAAAAAAGAATTATTAAGATTTTTTAGTATTAAAGGATTACAAAAAGCAAACGCCATTTTTGATATCACAAAACTTGATTGGTTTAATAAACAACATATCAGGAAAATGTCTTTAGTTGAAAAGTTTAAAATAAGCAAGTCTTTTTTGCCAAAAAAATATAAAACTAAAAATTGTGTTTTTTTAAAAAAGCTATTAGTTTTTCTTTTTAATAGAATAAACAATTTTTCTGATATTAATAAAATGACTAAGGAAGGTCAAATTAAGTATTTTTTTGAAAGACCAAAATGTCACTTTGAAGAAGAAATAAATATTAGCGATATTAAAACCCTAGTTACTATTCTAAAGGAAATTCCTGATAAAAATTTTGAAAAAACTTTCATTTATAGCAAATTAAAAGACCTTAATAAATCGAACTCAATAATCCATCCATTAGAACAAATGAGAAGAATTTTGTCTGGAAGATTGATATCATTTGATCCCGTTAGCATATCATCTATTATTGGTAAAAAAGAAACGCTTTATCGTCTAAATAATTGTATTAAAAAATACGTTGTCCTTTGAAGAGCAACGTATTTTTACAATTTTGATTCATTTGTTCAAGCATTTTTTCCTTTTGCACACATTGGCATTAAGTGCCTCTTAACATAACTGGAGCGCATGAATATTTTTTTTCCTTCATCTAAAGTTTTCAAAATATCTCCGTCCCCCAGAGTATGCCATCGACAAACGGCAACCCGTCTATCTGGAAGCACATACAAATCATACAATCCCTCATGACATGGGTAATGCGGACATTTTTTGCACACACCATCTACATCATAGTGTGACCCTCCAGCCAGACTTTTATTTGTTACTAAAATACTTCCAATTCTATAAACCTTTACTGGAACACCGTGACTGCGAGAATATGAGTGCACAAAAACCTCATCCGCTTGTCCCTCCAAAAAAAGATCAAGGCTTTCCAGTGGAACATGCAAACTTGGCCAGCTACCAAATGGTATAGGTACACACACCACTTCCTGTAGTTTAAGATTTATACCTTTTGAACAACAAAAATTAACCATGCCTGGCACTTCTTTTACATTGAGTTGAGTTACCACCATGTTAATACGAAGAAGCAGTCCTAGTTCTTTAAGCATAATAATATTATCAATTACTCTCTGAAACAATCCTCTTGTGGAAGACATCTTATCAAACGTTTTTTCTTTTAATGAATCAAGA includes:
- a CDS encoding glutamate--tRNA ligase, whose translation is MDYSGKIISRFAPTPTGTFQLGIIRNALYVFLLTKKTKGKFILRVDDTDPRSKKKNEKYIIDSLIWLGLNPDEIYRQSERKHIYRRYIEKLIKNGSAYITNKDEDKKTLIRFKNCGGKVKYFDQIRGEIVSDVSYFGDFVIARSMNDPTYHLASVVDDYEMGINYVLRGEDHIPNTPKHIMIATALGIKPPKYCHLPLLLGPDRTKLSLRKEQGMNILDFKKAGYLPEAILNFVALSGWSPKKNMRPIFSKKELLRFFSIKGLQKANAIFDITKLDWFNKQHIRKMSLVEKFKISKSFLPKKYKTKNCVFLKKLLVFLFNRINNFSDINKMTKEGQIKYFFERPKCHFEEEINISDIKTLVTILKEIPDKNFEKTFIYSKLKDLNKSNSIIHPLEQMRRILSGRLISFDPVSISSIIGKKETLYRLNNCIKKYVVL
- a CDS encoding radical SAM protein is translated as MNNVAVTGGIVPLTMSNLEAETINNPDEKACPFVTLSLTKKCPFRCLYCGEGGEGTISNMLEFSHDWFREVVDSSVFCGVKKIRFTGGEPLVYKNIDNSAKYVLDSGITLLINTNGLFVNRFIKAIGNYKKNLHIAVSLDSLKEKTFDKMSSTRGLFQRVIDNIIMLKELGLLLRINMVVTQLNVKEVPGMVNFCCSKGINLKLQEVVCVPIPFGSWPSLHVPLESLDLFLEGQADEVFVHSYSRSHGVPVKVYRIGSILVTNKSLAGGSHYDVDGVCKKCPHYPCHEGLYDLYVLPDRRVAVCRWHTLGDGDILKTLDEGKKIFMRSSYVKRHLMPMCAKGKNA